The genomic window CAGACCGAAAGATCTCGCTGCAAAAAGAGGACATTTTGCCAGCGGTCCCACGGGACCTCGATCAGAGCATCAAGCTCGGATTCGTCCGGCTCATGACCGCCGAACGTCAGGTCACTGAGTCGTTCGTGAATGTAGGTCAGCACATCTGCCAGTCTGGCGGTCTGTCCCACATTCAGCAGATCGGGTACCGGAGGAAGCCCGTCGGGGAACAACGGAAGGTGCAATTGTTCTCCGGTGACCTCAGCTTCAGCCACCAGATCAAAAGACGATGAACCGGCTGACCTCGGGTTCTGTTCCGGATGCTTGAGCGGAGAAAGTGCCGCAACACGTACTCCCATCACCCGGGCATGTTCCGCGATCTGATGATCACTGCCGTACAACAGGGTGCATCGACCAATTTGCAGATGATCTCCCGGACGCAGCACCCGAAGTTGAACCGGATGGCCGTTGACTCGACTACCGTTAGTACTGTTAAGATCAGTCAGGATCACCTGACCTCGATCTTCCTGAATCTTGGCGTGAATACGACTCACGCGTTCATCATTCAACTGTATCTCGTTGTCCTCTTCACGACCAATCGTGATCGGAGGTATCAGTTGATCAAAGACATGCCCGCGTTCCAGACCTTCAATGACAGACAGAGTGACGGGTACCATCCGGTTCAATCCAGTAATCGTGACAAATTGTCTACCCGAACGTTAATCGCCCCCTCCCACCGATTGTGGCTGCCAGTCAGGAAAGGGGCAAAACGCAACACTCTATCTTCTCAGGAATATCCGCAGCCGGACAACTCAGCGTATTCAGACGCTTCACTGGTCTGGATAACATTTCGGCCGTTCCTCTGCTCCTTACGGAA from Fuerstiella sp. includes these protein-coding regions:
- a CDS encoding FHA domain-containing protein, whose amino-acid sequence is MVPVTLSVIEGLERGHVFDQLIPPITIGREEDNEIQLNDERVSRIHAKIQEDRGQVILTDLNSTNGSRVNGHPVQLRVLRPGDHLQIGRCTLLYGSDHQIAEHARVMGVRVAALSPLKHPEQNPRSAGSSSFDLVAEAEVTGEQLHLPLFPDGLPPVPDLLNVGQTARLADVLTYIHERLSDLTFGGHEPDESELDALIEVPWDRWQNVLFLQRDLSVWLKQIVNPDTDAGEPPEPGPDI